In Streptomyces roseifaciens, a single genomic region encodes these proteins:
- a CDS encoding metal ABC transporter ATP-binding protein has product MTSRDRSPAPVVSLRGAELAYGPKLLWRGLTFDMRPGEFLAVLGPNGSGKTSLLRVLLGRQPLTAGSVIVLGGPPHNGSRRIGYVPQHKTLPAVTALRARDLVRLGLDGHRWGPRPASAATRSRVNELLEVVGATAYADVPLGRLSGGELQCVRIAQALATDPRILLCDEPLLSLDLHHQRSVTALVDRRRRSAGTAVVFVTHEINPVLSMVDRVLYLARGGFRIGPPDEVMTSATLSRLYGTRVDVVRVRDRIVVAGAPDDSTVHNHAGGTDNTRPDGSGPGNGAPP; this is encoded by the coding sequence GTGACGAGCCGCGACCGATCCCCCGCGCCGGTGGTCAGCCTGCGCGGCGCCGAGCTGGCCTACGGCCCGAAACTGCTGTGGCGCGGCCTGACCTTCGACATGCGGCCCGGGGAGTTCCTCGCGGTGCTGGGACCGAACGGCTCCGGCAAGACCAGCCTGCTGAGGGTCCTCCTGGGCCGGCAGCCCCTCACCGCAGGATCGGTGATCGTGCTGGGCGGGCCCCCGCACAACGGCAGCAGGCGCATCGGCTACGTGCCGCAGCACAAGACCCTGCCCGCCGTCACGGCGCTGCGGGCGCGTGACCTGGTGCGGCTCGGCCTGGACGGCCACCGCTGGGGCCCCCGGCCCGCCTCCGCCGCCACCCGCAGCCGGGTGAACGAGCTGCTGGAGGTGGTCGGGGCGACGGCGTACGCGGACGTGCCGCTCGGCCGTCTCTCCGGCGGTGAGCTGCAGTGCGTGCGGATCGCCCAGGCCCTTGCCACCGACCCGCGGATCCTGCTCTGCGACGAGCCGCTGCTCTCCCTGGACCTGCACCACCAGCGCTCGGTCACCGCGCTGGTGGACCGGCGGCGCCGCTCCGCCGGCACCGCGGTGGTGTTCGTGACGCACGAGATCAACCCGGTGCTGAGCATGGTGGACCGGGTCCTGTACCTGGCCCGGGGAGGATTCCGCATCGGCCCGCCGGACGAGGTGATGACCTCGGCGACCCTGTCCCGGCTGTACGGCACCCGCGTCGACGTGGTGCGGGTGCGGGACCGGATCGTCGTCGCCGGAGCCCCGGACGACAGCACCGTGCACAACCATGCGGGCGGCACGGACAACACCAGGCCGGACGGCAGCGGGCCGGGCAATGGTGCGCCGCCGTGA
- a CDS encoding carbohydrate ABC transporter permease — MTAVTTAPVRRHGRHGRVFLGLLAWLAGIVFFLPVAWMFLTSLHSEADAAVNPPAVAASLGLDGYRAFFGSGGGASPWPSLINSTTVAVTSTTWVLLLALPAAYALSVRPVRGWRDTLFFFLSTKMLPVVAGLLPVYLFARNTGLLDNVWLMAVLHTSMNLPIAVWMTQSFLADVPVSIVEAARVDGARLPTILARVLVPVLAPGIAATALICCILSWNELLLAQVLTSVTAQTAPVFLTGFITGEGLFLAQLCAASVVVSLPVLAAGLAAQDKLVQGLSLGAVK; from the coding sequence ATGACCGCCGTCACCACCGCTCCCGTGCGCCGCCACGGCCGGCACGGGCGGGTGTTCCTGGGGCTGCTGGCCTGGCTGGCCGGCATCGTCTTCTTCCTGCCCGTGGCCTGGATGTTCCTCACGTCACTGCACTCCGAGGCCGACGCGGCCGTCAATCCGCCCGCGGTGGCCGCATCGCTCGGCTTGGACGGCTACCGCGCGTTCTTCGGCTCCGGCGGAGGAGCGAGCCCCTGGCCATCTCTGATCAACTCCACTACGGTCGCCGTGACATCGACGACGTGGGTGCTGCTCCTGGCCTTGCCGGCCGCATACGCGCTGTCCGTCCGCCCTGTGCGTGGCTGGCGGGACACGCTCTTCTTCTTCCTCTCCACGAAGATGCTGCCGGTCGTGGCCGGCCTGCTGCCGGTGTATCTGTTCGCCAGGAACACCGGCCTGCTCGACAACGTCTGGCTGATGGCCGTCCTCCACACCTCCATGAACCTGCCGATCGCCGTATGGATGACGCAGTCCTTCCTTGCGGACGTCCCCGTCTCCATCGTCGAGGCCGCCCGCGTCGACGGAGCCCGGCTCCCCACGATCCTCGCCCGCGTCCTCGTCCCCGTCCTCGCTCCCGGCATCGCCGCGACCGCGCTGATCTGCTGCATCCTCAGCTGGAACGAGCTGCTCCTCGCCCAGGTACTCACATCGGTGACCGCGCAGACCGCCCCCGTGTTCCTGACAGGATTCATCACCGGCGAGGGCTTGTTCCTCGCCCAGCTCTGCGCCGCCTCGGTCGTCGTCTCGCTGCCGGTGCTGGCCGCCGGCCTCGCCGCCCAGGACAAGCTCGTCCAGGGCCTCTCCTTAGGAGCCGTGAAATGA
- a CDS encoding heavy metal translocating P-type ATPase has translation MSGVVVRSVAAGRARLDVPWLRARPGSAGQVDERLAGVPGFRALRVFPRTGSVVIWVAQDDLDVPRLVAALEEAPPASAPVKATRSLPDSSTGEVARLVVGGAVLALIALRRLLRRPRLSFGSSGFAATVTIFTGLPFFRGALRSLRGRSSPGTDTLVTAATLISLVLRENVVALTVLWLLNIGEFLQTLTLRRTRRAIEELLTIGEERVWLVRDGVEAEVALADVEPEDEVAVYEHHRIPVDGHAVAGEALVDQAAVTGEALPVYARAGSHVYAGTILTSGSLTVRAASVGRDTTVGRIITRVEEAQTDRAPIQTVAARFTRRFVPVSFALATLTYAVTRDARRAMTMLLIACPCAAGLATPTAISAAIGNGARRGTLIKGGTHLEGVGRVTAVVFDKTGTLTFGRPLVTSVVTLSDRFTADEVLSLAASGELHALHPLAQAIVARTEEERLHIPIHQACEVVLGMGMRAELDGTRLLVGSPALLRRHGVELTENARGWTERLRSGGETVICLARDQDLIGMLGVSDAVRDGAETVVRQLRDLGVSRLVLLTGDAPETAQVVADALGITEVHAHALPEGKLQLIRDLRAEGHTVAMVGDGTNDAPALALADVGIAMGEHSSHVALETADIALAGNDLRQVAAVVELSRHTLRVVRQNYGLAIGVNLIGLLAGAGGTMSPVLAALLHNTSSIAVVGNSARLVNHAPHLPPVTAHERRAAPFEGHRVQ, from the coding sequence ATGTCCGGCGTGGTCGTACGCTCCGTGGCAGCAGGCCGTGCCCGGCTGGACGTGCCGTGGCTGCGGGCCCGCCCCGGCAGCGCCGGCCAGGTGGACGAGCGGCTGGCGGGCGTACCCGGCTTCCGTGCCCTGCGGGTCTTCCCGCGCACCGGGAGCGTCGTCATCTGGGTGGCGCAGGACGACCTGGACGTCCCACGGCTCGTCGCGGCGCTGGAGGAGGCACCACCCGCTTCGGCGCCGGTCAAGGCCACCCGCTCCCTGCCCGACTCCTCCACCGGTGAGGTCGCCCGGCTGGTCGTCGGCGGCGCGGTGCTCGCGCTCATCGCGCTGCGCCGCCTGCTGCGCCGGCCGCGCCTGTCCTTCGGCTCCTCCGGGTTCGCCGCCACCGTCACGATCTTCACCGGGCTGCCCTTCTTCCGCGGCGCCCTGCGCTCGCTCCGGGGCCGCAGCTCCCCCGGCACCGACACCCTGGTCACCGCGGCGACGCTCATCTCGCTCGTCCTGCGCGAGAACGTCGTCGCCCTCACGGTGCTGTGGCTGCTCAACATCGGCGAGTTCCTCCAGACCCTGACCCTGCGCCGCACGCGACGCGCCATCGAGGAGCTGCTCACCATCGGCGAGGAACGCGTCTGGCTCGTGCGGGACGGCGTCGAGGCCGAGGTGGCGCTCGCGGACGTCGAGCCGGAGGACGAGGTCGCCGTGTACGAGCACCACCGCATACCCGTGGACGGGCACGCCGTCGCCGGGGAAGCGCTCGTGGACCAGGCGGCCGTCACCGGCGAGGCCCTGCCCGTCTACGCCCGCGCCGGCTCCCACGTCTACGCCGGAACGATCCTCACCTCCGGTTCGCTCACCGTCCGCGCGGCCTCGGTCGGGCGGGACACCACCGTGGGGCGGATCATCACCCGGGTCGAGGAGGCCCAGACGGACCGGGCGCCGATCCAGACCGTGGCCGCCCGCTTCACCCGGCGGTTCGTCCCCGTCTCCTTCGCCCTGGCCACGCTCACCTACGCCGTCACCCGGGACGCGCGCCGCGCGATGACCATGCTGCTCATCGCCTGCCCGTGCGCGGCCGGCCTGGCCACCCCGACCGCCATCAGCGCCGCCATCGGCAACGGGGCCCGCCGCGGCACCCTCATCAAGGGCGGCACCCACCTCGAGGGCGTCGGGCGGGTCACGGCCGTCGTCTTCGACAAGACCGGCACCCTCACCTTCGGGCGGCCGCTGGTCACCAGCGTGGTGACCCTCAGCGACAGGTTCACCGCCGACGAGGTCCTGAGCCTGGCCGCCTCCGGCGAACTGCACGCCCTGCACCCCCTGGCCCAGGCCATCGTGGCCCGCACCGAGGAGGAGCGGCTCCACATCCCCATCCACCAGGCGTGCGAGGTCGTCCTCGGCATGGGCATGCGCGCCGAACTCGACGGCACACGCCTGCTGGTGGGCAGCCCCGCGCTCCTGCGCCGGCACGGCGTGGAGCTCACCGAGAACGCCCGGGGCTGGACCGAGCGCCTGCGCAGCGGCGGCGAGACCGTCATCTGCCTGGCCCGCGACCAGGACCTCATCGGCATGCTCGGCGTGTCGGACGCCGTACGGGACGGCGCCGAGACCGTCGTCCGGCAGCTGCGGGACCTCGGCGTCTCGCGGCTGGTCCTGCTGACCGGCGACGCGCCCGAGACCGCCCAGGTCGTCGCCGACGCCCTCGGCATCACCGAAGTGCACGCCCACGCCCTCCCCGAGGGCAAACTCCAGTTGATCCGCGACCTCCGGGCCGAGGGGCACACGGTCGCGATGGTCGGCGACGGGACGAACGACGCCCCCGCCCTGGCCCTGGCCGACGTCGGCATCGCCATGGGCGAGCACTCCTCCCACGTGGCGCTGGAGACCGCCGACATCGCCCTGGCCGGCAACGACCTGCGTCAGGTGGCCGCCGTCGTCGAACTCAGCCGCCACACCCTGCGCGTCGTCCGCCAGAACTACGGACTCGCCATCGGAGTCAACCTGATCGGACTCCTCGCGGGCGCCGGCGGAACGATGAGCCCGGTCCTGGCGGCCCTGCTCCACAACACCAGCAGCATCGCGGTCGTCGGAAACTCCGCCCGACTGGTCAACCACGCCCCCCACTTGCCCCCGGTCACCGCCCACGAGCGCCGGGCAGCACCGTTCGAGGGCCACCGG
- a CDS encoding ABC transporter substrate-binding protein → MASAVAAGLLAGCAGAGGAASSPRGGAVDVLMVNNPQMVELRKLTAAHFTKDTGIEVNFTTLPENDVRDKAGQDFANQAGQYDVATISNFEVPFYARNGWLRPLDPYAAEDSTFDRADLLDPVRRSLTADDGRLYGVPFYGESSFLMYRKDVFAEKGLTMPAHPTWHQVADLAAAVDGARKGMRGICLRGQPGWGEVIAPLTTVVNTFGGTWFTKDWQARLTAPEFVRATEFYVRLVREHGEKGAAQSGYAECLNGVVQGRAAMWYDATAAAGPLEAAGSPVKGRIGYAPAPVERTASSGWLYTWAWGLQKASRNPDKAWKFISWASGKEYEALVGREAGWAGVPAGKRASTYESRPYRQAAAAFWDVTRASIAATDPWRPGTQPRPAPGIQFVGIPEFSDLGTKVSREISAAIAGRQSVATSLRKSQKMAERIGERYRSR, encoded by the coding sequence ATGGCATCGGCAGTGGCAGCCGGACTGCTCGCGGGATGCGCCGGCGCGGGCGGCGCCGCCTCCTCGCCCCGCGGCGGCGCCGTCGACGTCCTCATGGTCAACAACCCGCAGATGGTCGAGCTCCGCAAGCTCACCGCGGCGCACTTCACGAAGGACACCGGTATCGAGGTGAACTTCACGACGCTGCCCGAGAACGACGTCCGGGACAAGGCCGGGCAGGACTTCGCCAATCAAGCCGGCCAGTACGACGTGGCGACCATCAGCAACTTCGAGGTCCCGTTCTACGCCCGGAACGGCTGGCTGCGCCCCCTGGACCCGTACGCGGCCGAGGACAGCACCTTCGACCGGGCCGACCTCCTCGATCCCGTGCGCCGGTCGCTGACCGCCGACGACGGCAGGCTCTACGGGGTGCCGTTCTACGGTGAGTCGTCCTTCCTGATGTACCGCAAGGACGTCTTCGCGGAGAAGGGCCTGACCATGCCCGCTCACCCCACCTGGCACCAGGTCGCGGACCTGGCCGCGGCCGTGGACGGCGCGCGAAAGGGCATGCGGGGCATCTGCCTGCGGGGCCAACCCGGCTGGGGAGAGGTCATCGCGCCGCTCACCACCGTCGTGAACACCTTCGGCGGCACGTGGTTCACCAAGGACTGGCAGGCGCGGCTGACCGCGCCGGAGTTCGTGAGGGCGACCGAGTTCTACGTCCGTCTGGTGCGCGAGCACGGCGAGAAGGGCGCCGCCCAGTCCGGTTACGCCGAGTGCCTCAACGGTGTCGTCCAGGGCCGGGCCGCCATGTGGTACGACGCCACGGCCGCCGCCGGGCCGCTCGAGGCCGCCGGGTCCCCGGTGAAGGGCAGGATCGGCTACGCGCCCGCCCCCGTGGAGCGGACCGCCTCCTCCGGCTGGCTCTACACCTGGGCGTGGGGCCTGCAGAAGGCGTCCCGGAATCCGGACAAGGCATGGAAGTTCATCTCCTGGGCGTCCGGCAAGGAATACGAAGCGCTCGTCGGCAGGGAGGCCGGCTGGGCCGGCGTCCCTGCCGGCAAGCGCGCCTCGACGTACGAGAGCCGGCCGTACCGCCAGGCCGCTGCAGCCTTCTGGGACGTCACGCGCGCCTCGATCGCCGCCACCGACCCATGGCGTCCGGGAACCCAGCCGAGGCCCGCCCCGGGCATCCAGTTCGTCGGGATCCCGGAGTTCTCGGACCTGGGCACCAAGGTGTCACGGGAGATCAGTGCCGCGATCGCCGGTCGGCAATCCGTCGCGACGTCCCTGCGGAAGTCGCAGAAGATGGCGGAGCGGATCGGCGAGAGGTACCGAAGCCGATGA
- a CDS encoding three-helix bundle dimerization domain-containing protein → MNGQTASGPDTSRQEHERREIAALTERLTSRYGTLPASVVEAAVRTAEDSMRDARIRDYVLIFIERRARAALDQR, encoded by the coding sequence ATGAACGGACAGACCGCGAGCGGCCCGGACACCAGCCGCCAGGAGCACGAGCGCCGCGAAATAGCCGCCCTCACCGAGCGACTGACAAGCCGCTACGGCACCCTCCCGGCCTCGGTCGTCGAGGCGGCCGTCCGTACGGCCGAGGACAGCATGCGCGACGCCCGCATCCGGGACTACGTCCTGATCTTCATCGAACGGCGGGCCCGGGCCGCCCTCGATCAGCGGTGA
- a CDS encoding metal ABC transporter permease: MLADGEQDTGILGQIFGFDHYGELLALAQDALLAGALLGLVGGLAGVFVVMRDLPFAVHGISELSFAGASAALFLGMNIVAGSIVGSLLAAGTIGALGVRARDRNAVIGIIMPFGLGLGVLFLSLYKGRAANKFGVLTGQIVAVATPQTAWLVGTSAVVLVVLAIMWRPLTFASADPEVAAARGVPVRALSLAFMLVLGLAVALCVQIVGALLVLSLLVTPAAAAARVTASPVVLPLLSVTFALVSMEGGLLLALGSTLPVSPYVTTISFAIYLGCRLAGARRTAVA, translated from the coding sequence GTGCTCGCCGACGGCGAGCAGGACACCGGCATCCTGGGTCAGATCTTCGGCTTCGACCACTACGGCGAGCTGCTCGCACTCGCCCAGGATGCGCTGCTCGCCGGAGCTCTGCTCGGGCTGGTCGGCGGCCTGGCCGGGGTCTTCGTCGTCATGCGGGACCTGCCGTTCGCCGTGCACGGCATCAGTGAACTGTCCTTCGCGGGAGCGTCGGCCGCGCTGTTCCTGGGGATGAATATCGTGGCCGGGTCCATCGTCGGCTCGCTCCTGGCCGCGGGAACCATCGGCGCCCTGGGGGTCCGGGCGCGCGACCGCAATGCGGTGATCGGCATCATCATGCCCTTCGGTCTCGGCCTCGGCGTGCTGTTCCTGTCGCTCTACAAAGGCCGTGCGGCGAACAAGTTCGGCGTCCTGACCGGCCAGATCGTCGCCGTCGCCACCCCGCAGACGGCGTGGCTCGTCGGCACGTCCGCCGTGGTGCTCGTCGTTCTCGCGATCATGTGGAGGCCGCTGACGTTCGCCAGCGCCGATCCGGAGGTGGCCGCGGCCCGGGGCGTGCCGGTGCGGGCCCTGTCCCTCGCGTTCATGCTCGTCCTCGGCCTCGCCGTGGCTCTGTGCGTACAGATCGTCGGAGCGCTGCTGGTCCTTTCGCTCCTCGTGACCCCGGCGGCCGCCGCCGCGCGCGTCACGGCGTCGCCCGTGGTGCTGCCGCTGCTCAGCGTCACTTTCGCGCTGGTGTCGATGGAGGGCGGTCTCCTGCTCGCCCTCGGCAGCACGCTGCCGGTCAGCCCGTACGTCACGACGATCTCCTTCGCGATCTACCTCGGCTGCCGTCTCGCGGGCGCGCGCCGGACCGCCGTGGCCTGA
- a CDS encoding zinc-dependent alcohol dehydrogenase family protein, with translation MRAVLIEAPGRIRLTTLSDPTPGPRDVVIGVAACGLCGTDLHILQGECGALLPIVPGHEFAGEIVATGTRVTGLAVGDRVAVDPSLYCQECRYCRLGRGNLCDRRGALGVTVPGGAAEYAVAPAANCARLPEHVDTRDAPLIEPLSCAVRGYDVLGSRLGAEVLIYGAGTMGLMMLELAKRTGAASVDIVEINPARLATAGSLGCTRAARSAEELDQPRGWDVVIDATGDAAAIQDGLRRIAKAGTFLQFGVSAATTTAVIEPHRVYSHEITITGSMAVLHSYERAAGLFAAGVLDPAVFITHRLPLEHYPEAIERFASGEGQKIVVVP, from the coding sequence ATGAGGGCCGTCCTCATCGAAGCCCCCGGCCGGATCCGTCTCACCACGCTGAGCGACCCGACCCCCGGTCCCCGCGACGTCGTGATCGGCGTCGCCGCGTGCGGCCTGTGCGGCACCGACCTGCACATCCTCCAAGGCGAGTGCGGTGCACTGCTGCCCATCGTGCCCGGGCACGAGTTCGCCGGGGAGATCGTCGCCACCGGCACGCGCGTCACCGGGCTCGCCGTCGGCGATCGCGTGGCCGTCGACCCGTCGCTCTACTGCCAGGAATGTCGCTACTGTCGCCTCGGCCGAGGCAATCTCTGCGACCGCCGGGGCGCTCTCGGCGTCACCGTCCCGGGCGGTGCCGCGGAGTACGCCGTCGCCCCGGCGGCCAACTGCGCTCGGCTGCCCGAGCACGTCGACACGCGGGACGCACCGCTGATCGAGCCGCTCTCCTGCGCGGTGCGCGGCTACGACGTGCTCGGCAGCCGCCTCGGAGCCGAGGTCCTCATCTACGGTGCGGGCACGATGGGCCTGATGATGCTGGAGCTGGCCAAACGCACCGGCGCCGCCTCCGTGGACATCGTGGAGATCAACCCCGCCCGGCTCGCCACCGCAGGATCCCTGGGCTGCACCCGTGCCGCGCGCTCGGCGGAGGAACTGGACCAGCCCCGGGGCTGGGACGTGGTCATCGACGCCACCGGCGACGCGGCCGCCATCCAGGACGGCCTGCGACGGATCGCCAAGGCCGGCACGTTCCTGCAGTTCGGTGTCAGCGCTGCCACGACCACCGCGGTCATCGAGCCGCACCGCGTCTACAGCCACGAGATCACCATCACCGGCTCGATGGCGGTCCTCCACAGCTACGAACGCGCGGCCGGCCTCTTCGCCGCCGGCGTCCTCGATCCGGCAGTGTTCATCACTCACCGCCTGCCGCTCGAACACTATCCGGAAGCCATCGAGCGATTCGCCTCGGGCGAAGGCCAGAAGATCGTGGTCGTGCCCTGA
- a CDS encoding carbohydrate ABC transporter permease, producing MTAPVTAGAAARTGNPPRGAARRRRKRGTSSWAVRAPLLPALVFVIAVTQLPFVATLVLSLFDWNAFHPGGRRFIGLDNYAAVLGDTAVRDAVVTTTVLTASVVAAALVLGLALALLLDRRFPGRALVRTMLITPFLLVPVAAALLWKHLLLNPEYGLLNGALTWAARLVGDGDAPQPDWISTAPLIAVGTALVWQWTPFMMLIVLAGLRSRSPESMEAARMDGASEAQIFRYLTLPHLRRYLELGALLGSVHIVQNFDAVFTITSGSLGTANLPYTVYQIFYQAHEYGQASAAGVLVVLGSLVIAAVALRVVSSLLRGEASRG from the coding sequence ATGACCGCCCCCGTCACGGCAGGCGCCGCGGCCCGCACAGGCAACCCACCGCGTGGCGCCGCGCGTCGGCGCCGGAAGCGCGGGACGAGTTCCTGGGCCGTCCGTGCCCCGCTGCTGCCCGCCCTGGTGTTCGTGATCGCTGTCACTCAACTGCCCTTCGTGGCGACCCTCGTGCTGTCCCTCTTCGACTGGAACGCGTTCCACCCGGGTGGCCGGCGCTTCATCGGCCTCGACAACTACGCCGCGGTGCTCGGCGACACCGCGGTACGCGACGCGGTCGTCACCACCACGGTCCTCACGGCCTCCGTGGTCGCCGCCGCCCTGGTCCTGGGACTGGCATTGGCGCTGCTGCTCGACCGCCGCTTCCCCGGCAGGGCGCTGGTGCGCACCATGCTGATCACCCCGTTCCTCCTGGTGCCCGTCGCAGCGGCGCTGCTCTGGAAGCACCTGCTCCTCAACCCGGAGTACGGCCTGCTCAACGGTGCGCTCACCTGGGCGGCCCGGCTCGTCGGCGACGGTGACGCGCCACAGCCGGACTGGATCTCCACCGCCCCGCTGATCGCGGTGGGCACCGCGCTGGTGTGGCAGTGGACCCCGTTCATGATGCTGATCGTGCTGGCCGGGCTGCGCAGCAGGTCACCGGAGAGCATGGAGGCCGCCAGGATGGACGGCGCGAGCGAGGCGCAGATCTTCCGCTATCTGACGCTGCCTCACCTGCGTCGGTATCTCGAACTGGGCGCGCTGCTGGGCTCCGTCCACATCGTCCAGAACTTCGACGCCGTGTTCACGATCACCTCGGGGAGCCTGGGCACCGCCAACCTCCCGTACACCGTCTACCAGATCTTCTACCAGGCCCACGAGTACGGGCAGGCGTCCGCGGCCGGAGTGCTCGTCGTCCTCGGCTCCCTCGTCATCGCCGCCGTGGCGCTGCGCGTCGTCTCGTCGCTGCTCCGGGGGGAGGCGTCCCGCGGATGA
- a CDS encoding metal ABC transporter solute-binding protein, Zn/Mn family translates to MRAPAPVLLAVLCTAAASGCGGGAGSGPATGTGSAAPASAVRVVASTNVYGDIVRQVGGDKADVVSLIDDPAQDPHSYEAGARNQLALSRARVVVENGGGYDDFVGRMLRTAKNASAEVINAVQVSGKTAPAGGELNEHVWYDLTTAGRLADRIADALAKASPGDGDLFRRNARAFNDKLAPLRAAEARIKAEHPGAAVAVTEPVPLYLTEACGLRNSTPAEFSEAVEEGSEVSPSAMRQMLGLLTGKRVEALVVNEQTAGPPTEKAERTARDNGIPVVPVTETLPRGQDYTGWMRANVDALGKALDS, encoded by the coding sequence ATGCGGGCCCCTGCACCGGTCCTCCTCGCCGTGCTGTGCACGGCGGCGGCCTCCGGCTGCGGCGGTGGAGCGGGGTCCGGGCCCGCCACCGGTACGGGCAGCGCCGCCCCGGCGTCCGCCGTACGGGTGGTGGCGTCCACGAACGTGTACGGGGACATCGTGCGGCAGGTCGGGGGCGACAAGGCCGACGTCGTCTCGCTCATCGACGACCCCGCCCAGGACCCGCACTCCTACGAAGCCGGCGCCCGGAACCAGCTGGCGCTGTCCAGAGCGCGCGTCGTCGTCGAGAACGGCGGCGGTTACGACGATTTCGTCGGCAGGATGCTCCGTACCGCGAAGAACGCGTCGGCCGAGGTCATCAACGCAGTACAGGTCTCGGGGAAGACGGCCCCGGCGGGCGGCGAGCTCAACGAGCACGTCTGGTACGACCTCACCACGGCCGGCCGGCTCGCCGACCGCATCGCCGACGCCCTCGCGAAGGCCTCCCCCGGCGACGGCGACCTCTTCCGGCGGAACGCCAGGGCCTTCAACGACAAGCTGGCCCCTCTGCGCGCCGCGGAGGCCCGTATCAAGGCGGAGCACCCTGGCGCCGCCGTGGCGGTCACCGAGCCGGTGCCGCTCTACCTGACCGAGGCGTGCGGGCTGCGGAACAGCACACCGGCGGAATTCAGCGAGGCCGTCGAGGAGGGCAGCGAGGTCTCCCCGAGCGCCATGCGGCAGATGCTCGGGCTCCTCACCGGAAAGCGCGTGGAGGCCCTGGTCGTCAACGAGCAGACGGCCGGGCCGCCGACGGAGAAGGCCGAGCGGACCGCGCGGGACAACGGCATCCCGGTGGTCCCGGTGACCGAGACCCTGCCCCGCGGCCAGGACTACACCGGCTGGATGCGGGCCAACGTGGACGCGCTCGGGAAGGCCCTGGACTCGTGA
- a CDS encoding DUF1490 family protein: MHPVALAGAAAGRLAHYAISGVVGGLIIQGASKRLPEAKPAARKALVGGIAGGIVAGRWLASAAEEARLKAGDMLAEARTTLGEEASPPSAVGTEDHDHGHEH, encoded by the coding sequence ATGCACCCCGTCGCTCTCGCCGGCGCCGCAGCCGGCCGTCTCGCGCACTACGCCATCTCCGGGGTGGTGGGCGGACTGATCATCCAAGGAGCCTCCAAACGTCTCCCGGAGGCGAAGCCCGCCGCCAGGAAGGCGCTCGTGGGCGGCATCGCCGGCGGCATCGTGGCCGGCCGGTGGCTCGCCTCCGCCGCCGAGGAAGCGCGGCTGAAGGCCGGGGACATGCTCGCCGAGGCCCGCACGACGCTGGGCGAGGAGGCATCACCCCCGTCCGCGGTCGGCACCGAGGACCACGACCACGGACACGAGCACTGA